The genomic window GAAATTCAAAACAATAATTGAACCATTTAAAATCAAAGTCGTAGAACCTATCAAGTTTACAACTCAAGAAGAGAGGGAAGAGATTTTAAAAAAGGCGGGTTATAATGTTTTCAATATCCCAGCTGAGGATGTGATGATTGACCTTTTAACAGATAGCGGGACAAACGCAATGAGTTCAAAACAATGGGCTGGGATCATGGACGGAGATGAATCCTATGCTGGGTCAAAAAGCTTTTTTAGGTTTGAAAGCGTTGTGAAGAAAATAACTGGATTTAAACATGTCATACCAGTTCATCAAGGAAGAGCAGCAGAGAAAATTTTATTCTCACTTGTTGCAGGACCTGGAAAGTATATCCCAAACAATACTCATTTTGATACAACGAGAGCTAACATTGAATTTGTTGGTGGTAACGCTGTTGACTTGCCGATACAGGAAGGGATTCAACCTGATGTATGGCATCCTTTCAAAGGGAATATGGATGTTGAACGACTTGAGAAATTTATATTAGAGAAAGGTCCTGAAAATATCCCTTTGGTTATGTTAACTGTTACCAATAATTCTAACGGTGGTCAGCCTGTTTCAATGCAAAACATTCGCGATGTCAGGGAAATATGTAACAAATACAAAATTCCGCTTTTCCTTGACGCTTGCAGGTTTGCGGAGAACGCTTATTTCATAAAGAAAAGGGAAAAGGGATACGAGAACAAAACGATTTTAGAAATAGCAAGGGAGATGTTTTCTTACGCTGACGGATGCACGATGAGCGCAAAGAAAGATGCTTTTGCAAATATCGGTGGGTTTCTCGCAATGAATGATGATGAACTTGCTTTGAAAGCAAGAAATGTTTTGATAGTTACTGAGGGTTTCCCGACATACGGAGGGCTTGCTGGAAGAGACCTTGAAGCGATAGCACAAGGGCTTGAAGAAATTCTTGATGAAAATTACTTGATTTACAGAATCAGATCTGTTGAATACCTTGCGGAAAAGTTAATTGAGCGTGGTATTCCTGTTCTAATTCCGCCAGGTGGTCACGCAGTTTATCTTGACGCAAAAAGGTTTGCTCCACATATTCCACCAGAACAGTTTCCTGGTCAATCTATAGTTGTTGAACTTTACAGAGTTGGTGGTATTAGAAGCGTTGAGATCGGAAGTGTAATGTTTGGGAGAAAAGATAAAGAGACGGGTAAATTCATCCCTCATACAATGGAGCTTGTCCGACTTGCTATACCGCGAAGAGTTTACACGCAAAGCCATATTGATTATGTTGTTGAAGTTATTGCGGAGGTTTATAGAAATAGGGAGAAGCTGAAGGGTTATAAAATCGTATGGGAAGCTCCTTTGCTGAGACATTTCACCGCAAGATTTGAGCCCATTAATTAAAAACTAATCTTTAGGAGGAAAAAAGGTGAATTTATTTCGGAAAAAAAGCATATCCCAAATTTTATTTGAAGCAGAAAGTGGTGAATCTCGCTTAAAGAGAGCTTTAAATGCTTTTGATTTAACTGCGCTTGGAATTGGAGCAATTGTTGGTGCAGGCATATTTGCTCTTATAGGGACGGCATCCGCTGGAGGAGCTCACCATATTGGTGCAGGACCTGCTATAGTTGTTTCTTTCATAGTTACGGCTCTTGCTTGTGCCTTTGCTGCTTTGTGTTATGCGGAGCTTGCCTCAATGCTTCCGATTTCGGGAAGTTCATACACTTATTCATATGCAGCGTTTGGAGAATTTATAGCTTGGATAATTGGATGGGATTTGATACTTGAATACGCCGTTGGAAATATAGCTGTTGCGATTAGTTGGTCTGCTTATTTTGTTGAGCTTTTGCGTGGTTTTGGAATTACAATTCCACCTTGGCTTGCTACAGATTATGTTAGAGCTGTTAACACTCCCGAGATTTTAAATTCAGCACCACATATTACAATACCAATTTTAAATAAAACTATCCCTTTGATCTTCAATCTTCCGGCTTTTGGTATCGTTGCTATTATAACTATAATCCTTGTAATAGGGATAAGGGAAAGCTCCGCTTTTAACACTATT from Candidatus Kryptonium sp. includes these protein-coding regions:
- a CDS encoding tryptophanase, producing MKFKTIIEPFKIKVVEPIKFTTQEEREEILKKAGYNVFNIPAEDVMIDLLTDSGTNAMSSKQWAGIMDGDESYAGSKSFFRFESVVKKITGFKHVIPVHQGRAAEKILFSLVAGPGKYIPNNTHFDTTRANIEFVGGNAVDLPIQEGIQPDVWHPFKGNMDVERLEKFILEKGPENIPLVMLTVTNNSNGGQPVSMQNIRDVREICNKYKIPLFLDACRFAENAYFIKKREKGYENKTILEIAREMFSYADGCTMSAKKDAFANIGGFLAMNDDELALKARNVLIVTEGFPTYGGLAGRDLEAIAQGLEEILDENYLIYRIRSVEYLAEKLIERGIPVLIPPGGHAVYLDAKRFAPHIPPEQFPGQSIVVELYRVGGIRSVEIGSVMFGRKDKETGKFIPHTMELVRLAIPRRVYTQSHIDYVVEVIAEVYRNREKLKGYKIVWEAPLLRHFTARFEPIN